GGCGTCAGTGCTCGTGGCCACCCGGGCCATGTACGTGGCGGTGGGCGATTTCCTCGGCGCTGGCGTCGCGGATATCCTTCACCGAAAGCTGGAAGCGCAAGGCGCGGCCCGCCAGCGGATGGTTGGCGTCCACGTCCACGGTTTTCAAACCCACCTTCACCACGGTGACCAGGCGCGGGCCCTGTTCGGTTTGTAGCCGGACCACTTTGCCGGGTTTCAGCTTGCCGGCGTGCTTGAAATGCTTGGCCGGCAGGCGTTGCCGCAGACTGTCGTCACGTTCGCCGTAGGCATCTTTGGCTTCCAGCGTCACTTCCACATCCTCGCCGACGTCCTTGCCCTCCAGCGCGGCCTCAAGGCCGGGCAGAATGTTCCCGGCACCGTGCAGATACCGGAGCGGCGCATCCTCGGCGCTGCGTTCCAGTTCGCTGCCATCGACGCCGTCGAGCAGGGTGTAGTGCAGGGTAACGACCTTGTCTTTATTGATCGGCATGGGCGAGTCCTCGAAAACGAAGGCGCTATTATGCTTTTCCTTTCGAAGGGACGGAAGCGTTCCGCGCCGGTGTGATGTCCGGTGCCAGACCCAGCGCGGAGCGGTCCTCCCCGTGAGCGGCGCGGCGCAACAGAACCAGGGATTGCCGGTACCACAGCCGGCGCCCGCCGGGACGCCACTTGAAGCGTTTGTAAGTCCACTGGTACTGGGTTGGCTTGCGGCTGATGCAGCGGGCCAGATGGCGATTCAGGGCGGACAGAATGGCACTGTCGTCCTCGGCGTTTTCAATATCCGGCGCCGGTTCGAAATGCAGCTGGATGTCACGCACGCCGCCTTCACCGCGATAGCAGGACACCACGAAAATATGGGGCCGGAAGCGGCGCACCAGTTTCCCCACCAGCGCCGGAGTGGGTACCGGATGGCCGAAGAATGGCACATTGGGGTTGGCGCGGCTGCCGGGGTTATGGTCGGCCAGCAGCGCCAGGGTGCCGCCGGCGCGCATGGTGGCGAGCCCTTCCTTGACCCCCTGGCTGTTGGTGGGCACCAGCCGGCAGCCGGTGCGTTCGCGCGCCAGCTTCACCACCTCGTCCAGCAGCGTGGCCGGGTGCGGCTGGTACATCACCGTGGTGTTGCCCTTCTGCCCCAGATACAGATTGATGTTCTCCCAACTGCCCTGGTGCAATGACAACAGCAGCACCGGCCGTTCGCTGGCGGAGGCCTCGAGAAAAGCGGCTTCGCCATGGATATCGGAGAACCGCGCCAGGGTTTCCTCCACCGGCCGGCTCCAGACATGGGCGAACTCGGTGAGGGTGCGGCCCAGCTCGCACACGCTTTGCCGGGCAATCCGGCGCGCCTCGGACAGGGGCATGTCCGGATAAGCCGCCAGCACGTTGATCAGGGCAACCCGGTAAGCACTGGCATAGCGTAATGGCACCCGGGTCATCAGTCCCGCCAGAAACGCCCCCAAGCCGGTAGCCACGGGTAACGGCAGCCACGCAAACAGACGCATCAGCCACCAGAGACGCCGTCCCCGTTGCCGTGGTGTCATGTTCCGCTTTCTCCTTGGATCTCGCTGCCTCCGCCTGCGAAGGCTGAATTCTTGTGGTCCCGGGTCCGGAGTCAAGGTGTGCCGGCGGGGGCCGTTCATGAGCGCATTCTACATGAGTCGCCAAGCAGACCCATGGTCGGCCCGCGCTTAGCTCGGCAAAACAGGGTCAATGGCGGCAACGGTGTCGCGCAAGGGCAGAGTCACGGTTTCGCCATGGGCCGGAACGCGGAATTGTCCGGTGGGAATGCCCCGGGCTGCAAGGGCCTGGGTGAGCAGTCGTGGCGGCTCGTCCATTGGTTCGTCGGTGAGTACGAAGGTTCCCCAGTGCATGGCCAGGGAATGACGTGCTTGCAGATCCTGGTGAATGCGCACGGCCTCCTCCGGATTGATATGCACCGGCGCCATGAACCAGCGGGGCAGATAGGCGCCGATCGGCAACAGCGCCGTGTCCACCGGTCCCACCGCCTTGTGGATATCCTGGAACAGCGGGGCGTAACCGGTATCGCCGGCGAAAAACAAACTGAAGTCCGGCCACTGCAGGCGCCAGCCGCACCACAGGGTGGTATTACGGTCACGGGGGCCGCGGCCGCTGAAATGCTGGGTCGGCAGACAGAACGCCTGAGCGTCGTGCCAGCCCGCGTGCTGCCACCAGCCCCGCTCGACTACTTCGGTGATGCCCCGGCGGCGCAGCCAGGCGCCGACCCCGGTGGGGGCGAACCAGGTGATGTGATCGCCGAAGCGTCGTTGCAGCGCGTCCACCGCCGCCCGGTCCAGGTGATCATAGTGGTTATGGGAAACCAGCACCGCGTGGATGGGCGGCAGTACATCGATGGTCAGCGCCGGCGGAACGGCGCGCTTGGGGCCGGCGAAGGAGACCGGTGAACAGCGTTCGGAGAACACCGGGTCGGTCAGCAGATTCCAGTTCCGGTATTGGATCAGATAGGTGCTGTGGCCAATCCAGGTGAAACGCGGCTGCGGTGCCGGCCGGGCCAGCAGCGCCGGGTCTGGTTGCTGTAATGGGAATGGCAGATGGGGCGGGAAGCGGCCGCGGGTTTCCCGTTGCCAGCGCAGCAACTCCGCCAGTCCGTGATCGGGTGTGGGGTAAAGATTGCGGAAACGTCCGCGAGGCCGGGCATCGCGCCGCGCCCATTGTTCCAGTAGAGACCAGTCGATCATTGCCGGCGCTGCCCGGCTTGCAGGCCCGCCACCGCCTTTTCCACCGCGTCAAGATCGGGAATCACCGCCAGATCACCTCCCATTTGCACGTTCATCGCCGCTGCCGGACCGATCTCCCCCGGTTCCTCCCGAGGCGCGCCGGGTGTCACCCGCAGCAATCTTGGTATCCCTTGTACCACCATGGCGTAGAAACGGCACGCCCCGGACACCGAATGAAGGATGGCGATGCGTGCTTGTGGCCCGATATGAACGGGGCCGGACTCGTTCAGCTTTTCGAAGGACAGCAGCGGCAGTTCCTGCTCGCGCCAGTGCATCCAGCCAAGCAACCATTCCGGACCGTGGCCGGGCCGGTCCGGGTGGCGCAGCGGAATCACCTCCGCCACCACCAGATTGGGGATCAGCCAGGGGCGTTCCGCCATGGGAATCAGCAGACTGGCGATGTCGTCGGGGAGCGTATCGGCATTGCGATCATCGGACAGGGTCTTATCGAACATCGTCTTCTCCTTGCAAGGACCGGGTTCACCAGCCTGGTGCCGGGACCGATAATTCCCGGCGTACCTGTTCCACCAACTGGCCGGCCAGTTGCTCCGGGCTGCCGCTGTAGCTGACACAGCCGGTTTCCCGCACCGAGTCCGGCTGGCTGCTGGCGGCGCAGGTGTCCGTCGACTGCGCCCAGACCAGGGCGCCGGACGCCGCCAGACGCGGCGCGGCGATGGCGCCGTCGTTGCCCATGCCGGAAAACAGAATGGCGCCGGCACAGTGGCCGATGCCATCCAGGACATGGGTCATCAACTGGTCGATGCTGGGGGCATAAGGGCCCTCCCAGCGGCTACCGGTGGTGATGACGCGGCCGTCGGAATGAAAACGGATCGCTTGTTCCACCGGCGCCAGCAGCACCTCGCCGTGACACAGACGGCTGCCGTCGTCGCCGATCCGGCAGCGGATCGAAGGGTTCCGGTCCAGCACCTGGCGGAGTGTGCCCAGGAATCCGGGATCGATGTGCTGAGCCAGTACGAAGGCCACCGGCAGATGTTCCGGTAACGAGTCGAGAAAACGTTTTACCGCCGCCGGTCCCCCCAGGCTGGCGCCCAGCACCCACACCCTTCGCGGACGGTCCTGGTCAGCTCGCGGCAGGTCGCGGAATTCCCGCGGTTCCGGGATCGGCGCCCTGGTGTCCGGGGGCAGGCTTTGCAAGCGTTCCTGCAATGCCGGCGGGCCGACATAATCCAGCAACTTGCTCAGCAGACGCCGCTCCCAGCGTGGATAGTGGGCGGCGTTACGCGGCGGGGCCTGGCCGTCGCAGAACAGCAACGGCGCGCGGGCGCCTTCCAGCAAGTGATCGAGGAACCGCTGCCAGCGATCCTCCCGGGACAGGTCCACCACCCACAGATCCAGACCGGTGTCATCAAGCCAGTGTGCCGCCAGATTCTCCGGGTCGGTGCTGATCACTACCTGATAGCCCTGACCGCGAATCGCGGTGGACAGCAGATGGCCTTGCAGGGTGTCATCGGCGATCACGCCGATGCGGGCCGCCGGTGGCGTCATCCCACGCTCTCCCGGCTTTCCTCCAGCAACTCGCCGAGCGTGGTGATCAATTCGCCTTCCTGGAACGGTTTCCCCATGTAGCCGTTGACGCCAATATCGAAGGCCCGGTCACGGTGCTTCTCGCCGGTTCTCGAGGTGATCATGATGATGGGCACCCGCGCCAGCCGCGCATCATGGCGGACATGGGACGCCACCTCGAAGCCGTCCATGCGTGGCATTTCGATGTCCAGGAGCATGGCATCCGGCGTGTGATCCTCCAGCTTGGCGATGGCGTCCAGACCGTCCTTGGCGGTGACCACGCGATAGCCCTGACGCTCCAGCAGGCGTCCGGTGACTTTCCGCACCGTCACCGAATCGTCCACCACCATCACCAGCGGTGCCTGCTCGCGAGCGGCATCGCGCTGGTCCGCCGGGGCGGTCAGCGGTGCTGGCTGGCGCAGCTGGGCGGCGCGGATCAGGGAGTGGATGTCGAGGATCACCACCACCGAGCCGTCGCCGAGGATGGTGGCGCCGCTGATGCCGGCCACGCTGGTGAGCTGCGGCCCGAG
This sequence is a window from Alloalcanivorax dieselolei B5. Protein-coding genes within it:
- a CDS encoding MBL fold metallo-hydrolase, which encodes MIDWSLLEQWARRDARPRGRFRNLYPTPDHGLAELLRWQRETRGRFPPHLPFPLQQPDPALLARPAPQPRFTWIGHSTYLIQYRNWNLLTDPVFSERCSPVSFAGPKRAVPPALTIDVLPPIHAVLVSHNHYDHLDRAAVDALQRRFGDHITWFAPTGVGAWLRRRGITEVVERGWWQHAGWHDAQAFCLPTQHFSGRGPRDRNTTLWCGWRLQWPDFSLFFAGDTGYAPLFQDIHKAVGPVDTALLPIGAYLPRWFMAPVHINPEEAVRIHQDLQARHSLAMHWGTFVLTDEPMDEPPRLLTQALAARGIPTGQFRVPAHGETVTLPLRDTVAAIDPVLPS
- a CDS encoding lysophospholipid acyltransferase family protein — its product is MTPRQRGRRLWWLMRLFAWLPLPVATGLGAFLAGLMTRVPLRYASAYRVALINVLAAYPDMPLSEARRIARQSVCELGRTLTEFAHVWSRPVEETLARFSDIHGEAAFLEASASERPVLLLSLHQGSWENINLYLGQKGNTTVMYQPHPATLLDEVVKLARERTGCRLVPTNSQGVKEGLATMRAGGTLALLADHNPGSRANPNVPFFGHPVPTPALVGKLVRRFRPHIFVVSCYRGEGGVRDIQLHFEPAPDIENAEDDSAILSALNRHLARCISRKPTQYQWTYKRFKWRPGGRRLWYRQSLVLLRRAAHGEDRSALGLAPDITPARNASVPSKGKA
- a CDS encoding chemotaxis protein CheW, with the protein product MFDKTLSDDRNADTLPDDIASLLIPMAERPWLIPNLVVAEVIPLRHPDRPGHGPEWLLGWMHWREQELPLLSFEKLNESGPVHIGPQARIAILHSVSGACRFYAMVVQGIPRLLRVTPGAPREEPGEIGPAAAMNVQMGGDLAVIPDLDAVEKAVAGLQAGQRRQ
- a CDS encoding FKBP-type peptidyl-prolyl cis-trans isomerase, encoding MPINKDKVVTLHYTLLDGVDGSELERSAEDAPLRYLHGAGNILPGLEAALEGKDVGEDVEVTLEAKDAYGERDDSLRQRLPAKHFKHAGKLKPGKVVRLQTEQGPRLVTVVKVGLKTVDVDANHPLAGRALRFQLSVKDIRDASAEEIAHRHVHGPGGHEH
- a CDS encoding chemotaxis protein CheB, translating into MTPPAARIGVIADDTLQGHLLSTAIRGQGYQVVISTDPENLAAHWLDDTGLDLWVVDLSREDRWQRFLDHLLEGARAPLLFCDGQAPPRNAAHYPRWERRLLSKLLDYVGPPALQERLQSLPPDTRAPIPEPREFRDLPRADQDRPRRVWVLGASLGGPAAVKRFLDSLPEHLPVAFVLAQHIDPGFLGTLRQVLDRNPSIRCRIGDDGSRLCHGEVLLAPVEQAIRFHSDGRVITTGSRWEGPYAPSIDQLMTHVLDGIGHCAGAILFSGMGNDGAIAAPRLAASGALVWAQSTDTCAASSQPDSVRETGCVSYSGSPEQLAGQLVEQVRRELSVPAPGW